A stretch of Acidiferrobacter thiooxydans DNA encodes these proteins:
- a CDS encoding DUF4168 domain-containing protein, which produces MESSRTALRLALTTAITLASASAFAATQAPAAATAHMPPPGATAMPRIGHTTLKHFVTAIRHVSQIRAAYAKKLQAMKGQPGAARGIQVRAQQSMIAAIKGQHLTLPQYNNLVRQVDADPTLRARVLHMLRQ; this is translated from the coding sequence ATGGAGTCATCCCGAACCGCCCTGCGCCTCGCCCTGACGACCGCGATCACACTCGCCTCCGCAAGCGCGTTTGCCGCCACCCAGGCGCCCGCTGCCGCCACCGCGCATATGCCGCCGCCGGGGGCCACGGCCATGCCGCGCATCGGCCACACGACCCTGAAACACTTCGTGACCGCCATTCGTCATGTCTCGCAGATCCGCGCCGCCTACGCCAAAAAGTTGCAGGCGATGAAGGGGCAGCCGGGCGCGGCCCGCGGGATCCAGGTGCGCGCGCAGCAGTCCATGATCGCCGCCATCAAGGGGCAGCACCTCACTCTGCCGCAATACAACAACCTCGTCCGGCAGGTCGACGCCGACCCCACACTGCGGGCCCGCGTGCTGCACATGCTGCGCCAGTAG
- a CDS encoding sigma-54-dependent transcriptional regulator: MQGSKILIVDESDIARTQLEQGLSDAGAVVQTAASAHDALALLPRWPADLVVSGLPWEVGSMALCAGIRAAARPPAFMMLSPRPAAPVAGDGHDGGPRRAEGAALPAAVVQAHEALGLSAAGARRSSPPVPDVLRFHGMLGCGTDMRALIERLVRAARVDVPVLLSGPSGTGKELAARAIHGESARRKGPFVAVNCGGVPESLWESEFFGYTAGAFSGANRSREGLFAAAHGGTLFLDEIGEMPLVAQAKLLRALEGGWMRPVGAVREHQVDVRIVAATHRNLALAAARGRFRDDLLYRLDVLTVSLPGLAGRCDDITVLARHFLRACHTEMGSAVDGFETEALHVLHGYAFPGNVRELRNIVQSAAAFARGPRIGVWDLPERVCRPDGRAQGPVACATPPDQAGTSDLVTLEECKRAYVHEVLRRVRGNKRAAARILGIERRTLYRWLTPS, from the coding sequence ATGCAAGGATCAAAGATCCTGATAGTGGATGAGAGTGATATCGCGCGTACGCAGCTAGAGCAGGGACTGTCGGACGCCGGCGCCGTGGTGCAGACGGCGGCGAGCGCCCATGATGCCTTGGCGCTCCTGCCGCGCTGGCCGGCGGATCTGGTGGTGAGCGGCCTGCCATGGGAGGTCGGCAGCATGGCCTTGTGTGCGGGGATACGCGCCGCGGCAAGGCCACCGGCGTTCATGATGCTGTCGCCGCGGCCCGCGGCGCCGGTTGCGGGCGATGGGCACGACGGGGGCCCGCGTCGTGCCGAGGGTGCCGCCCTGCCGGCGGCCGTTGTCCAGGCCCACGAGGCGCTGGGCTTGTCTGCGGCCGGCGCGCGTCGATCGTCGCCGCCCGTACCGGACGTCCTGCGGTTTCACGGAATGCTCGGATGTGGCACGGATATGCGGGCGCTGATCGAGCGCCTGGTACGCGCCGCGCGTGTCGATGTGCCGGTACTGCTGAGTGGGCCGAGCGGCACCGGCAAGGAGCTTGCGGCACGCGCGATCCATGGTGAGAGTGCGCGCCGCAAGGGCCCCTTCGTAGCCGTCAATTGCGGAGGGGTACCCGAGTCTTTGTGGGAGAGCGAATTTTTCGGTTATACCGCCGGGGCCTTCAGCGGCGCGAATCGCAGCCGCGAGGGGCTGTTTGCCGCAGCCCACGGTGGGACCTTGTTTCTAGACGAGATCGGGGAGATGCCCCTGGTTGCCCAGGCCAAGCTTCTGCGCGCCCTCGAGGGCGGGTGGATGCGGCCGGTGGGGGCGGTGCGCGAGCATCAGGTGGATGTGCGTATCGTCGCCGCCACCCACCGAAACCTGGCGCTGGCGGCCGCGCGCGGGCGTTTTCGCGATGACCTCTTGTATCGCCTTGATGTGCTGACTGTGAGCCTGCCGGGCCTCGCCGGTCGATGTGATGACATCACAGTCTTGGCGCGGCACTTCCTGCGCGCGTGCCATACGGAGATGGGTAGTGCCGTAGACGGTTTCGAGACCGAGGCCTTGCATGTGCTGCACGGCTATGCCTTCCCGGGCAATGTCCGCGAGCTTCGCAACATCGTCCAGTCGGCGGCGGCGTTTGCGCGTGGCCCGCGCATCGGTGTCTGGGATCTGCCCGAGCGCGTGTGTCGTCCCGATGGTCGGGCGCAGGGTCCGGTGGCGTGCGCCACGCCCCCCGACCAGGCCGGCACGAGCGATCTCGTGACCCTGGAGGAATGCAAGCGCGCCTACGTGCACGAGGTCCTGCGGCGGGTGCGTGGCAATAAGCGGGCGGCGGCGCGTATCCTCGGGATCGAGCGACGCACGCTCTATCGCTGGCTTACGCCATCGTGA